A region from the Clavibacter sp. A6099 genome encodes:
- a CDS encoding GntR family transcriptional regulator: protein MRERAGDPGTSASALSGRERAYEFLHAHVLTDPDQQGAFLNEQELAERIGVSRTPVREALLLLAADDLVEMIPKRGARIPVITGRQIAELMELRGVLERHAATSAVEHDRTPLDAMREVLEQQRAMVATPPRESGRQFIEHDRRFHQLLVDAAGSELMSRTYAKLRARQILVGVEALYRATDRQDRVCEEHGGIVDALAAGDAEAARDAIDRHLAVTLDVLLRA, encoded by the coding sequence ATGCGAGAACGGGCGGGCGATCCAGGCACCTCGGCGAGCGCCCTCTCCGGCCGCGAGCGGGCCTACGAGTTCCTCCACGCGCACGTCCTCACCGACCCGGACCAGCAGGGCGCCTTCCTCAACGAGCAGGAGCTGGCGGAGCGCATCGGCGTCTCCCGCACGCCCGTCCGCGAGGCCCTGCTGCTGCTCGCCGCCGACGACCTGGTGGAGATGATCCCGAAGCGCGGTGCGCGGATCCCCGTCATCACCGGCCGCCAGATCGCCGAGCTGATGGAGCTGCGCGGCGTGCTCGAGCGGCACGCGGCCACGAGCGCCGTGGAGCACGACCGGACGCCGCTCGACGCGATGCGCGAGGTGCTCGAGCAGCAGCGCGCCATGGTCGCGACGCCGCCGCGCGAGAGCGGGCGGCAGTTCATCGAGCACGACCGCCGCTTCCACCAGCTCCTCGTCGACGCCGCGGGCAGCGAGCTCATGAGCCGCACCTACGCGAAGCTGCGCGCCCGGCAGATCCTCGTCGGCGTCGAGGCGCTCTACCGCGCCACCGACCGGCAGGACCGCGTGTGCGAGGAGCACGGCGGCATCGTCGACGCGCTGGCCGCGGGCGACGCCGAGGCGGCACGTGACGCGATCGACCGGCACCTCGCCGTCACGCTCGACGTGCTGCTGCGCGCCTGA
- the purQ gene encoding phosphoribosylformylglycinamidine synthase subunit PurQ has protein sequence MRVGVITFPGSLDDRDAQRAVRLAGATPVALWHGDHDLQGVDAIVLPGGFSYGDYLRAGAIAAFAPIMREVVDAAERGVPVLGICNGFQMLTEAHLLPGGLIRNEAGAFVCRDQRLRVEATGTAWTSAFAEGEEITIPLKNGEGGFIADADTLDRLEGEGRVAFRYLGGNPNGSLRDIAGITNARGNVVGLMPHPEHAVEEGFGPDTPAAMRSGVDGLRLFTSVLEGVLAQ, from the coding sequence ATGCGCGTCGGGGTCATCACCTTCCCGGGATCCCTCGACGACCGCGACGCGCAGCGCGCCGTCCGCCTCGCGGGCGCCACGCCCGTCGCGCTCTGGCACGGCGACCACGACCTCCAGGGCGTCGACGCGATCGTGCTCCCCGGCGGCTTCAGCTACGGCGACTACCTGCGCGCGGGCGCCATCGCCGCGTTCGCGCCGATCATGCGCGAGGTCGTGGACGCGGCGGAGCGCGGCGTCCCGGTGCTCGGCATCTGCAACGGCTTCCAGATGCTCACCGAGGCGCACCTGCTGCCCGGCGGGCTGATCCGCAACGAGGCCGGCGCCTTCGTCTGCCGCGACCAGCGCCTCCGCGTCGAGGCCACCGGCACCGCGTGGACGAGCGCCTTCGCCGAGGGCGAGGAGATCACCATCCCGCTCAAGAACGGCGAGGGCGGCTTCATCGCCGACGCCGACACGCTCGACCGCCTCGAGGGCGAGGGCCGCGTGGCCTTCCGCTACCTCGGCGGCAACCCGAACGGATCCCTGCGCGACATCGCCGGGATCACCAACGCCCGCGGCAACGTCGTCGGCCTCATGCCCCACCCCGAGCACGCCGTCGAGGAGGGCTTCGGACCGGACACCCCGGCCGCCATGCGCTCCGGTGTCGACGGCCTCCGTCTCTTCACGTCCGTCCTCGAAGGAGTCCTCGCGCAGTGA
- a CDS encoding endonuclease/exonuclease/phosphatase family protein — protein sequence MMASGGFSRRDLFDGAGSSDPGVGRPTRGSGTALLERPRADETTTTTDGPDGTAEADPPPSRQAAAAQTAPAPPQQATIGSAEGDLVHVMTCNIRLARPTTEPGDPDHWADREPVLTRFLQLEQPTVLGVQEALAAQLPAIARALPHHRMLGYGRDGGSGGEYSAIFYDERRLDVVAWDQFWLSDLPELIGSRSWGCSTTRIATWARFRDRRSGAEFVHLNTHLDHESELARVKSADLITERLQEVASGAPIVVTGDFNAPAEESAAYDILTRDAGLADTWTTAAHHATPDIGTFTAYGAPVPEGERIDWILAGRGVEVVDSAINPYTFEGRSPSDHAAVQALVRLARTA from the coding sequence ATGATGGCCAGCGGCGGATTCAGCCGACGCGACCTGTTCGACGGTGCCGGATCCTCCGATCCCGGCGTCGGGCGGCCCACCCGAGGTTCCGGCACGGCGCTCCTCGAGCGCCCGCGCGCGGACGAGACGACCACGACGACGGACGGGCCCGACGGCACCGCGGAGGCCGACCCCCCTCCGTCTCGTCAGGCGGCAGCGGCGCAGACCGCTCCCGCCCCGCCCCAGCAGGCGACCATCGGCTCGGCCGAGGGCGACCTCGTGCACGTCATGACCTGCAACATCCGCCTGGCCCGCCCCACCACCGAGCCGGGCGATCCCGACCACTGGGCCGACCGCGAGCCCGTGCTCACCCGCTTCCTCCAGCTCGAGCAGCCCACCGTCCTCGGCGTGCAGGAGGCCCTCGCGGCCCAGCTGCCCGCCATCGCCCGGGCGCTCCCCCACCACCGCATGCTCGGCTACGGCCGCGACGGCGGCTCCGGCGGCGAGTACAGCGCGATCTTCTACGACGAGCGCCGCCTCGACGTCGTGGCGTGGGACCAGTTCTGGCTGTCCGACCTGCCTGAGCTCATCGGATCCCGCTCCTGGGGCTGCAGCACCACCCGCATCGCCACGTGGGCGCGCTTCCGCGACCGCCGCAGCGGCGCCGAGTTCGTGCACCTGAACACGCACCTCGACCACGAGTCCGAGCTCGCGCGCGTGAAGAGCGCCGACCTCATCACCGAGCGGCTGCAGGAGGTCGCGTCCGGCGCGCCCATCGTGGTCACGGGCGACTTCAACGCGCCGGCCGAGGAATCCGCGGCGTACGACATCCTCACGCGCGACGCCGGCCTCGCCGACACCTGGACCACGGCCGCGCACCACGCGACCCCTGACATCGGCACGTTCACGGCGTACGGCGCCCCGGTGCCCGAGGGCGAGCGCATCGACTGGATCCTCGCGGGCCGCGGCGTCGAGGTGGTCGACTCGGCCATCAACCCGTACACGTTCGAGGGCCGCTCGCCCTCCGATCACGCCGCCGTCCAGGCGCTCGTGCGCCTCGCGCGCACCGCCTGA
- a CDS encoding carbon-nitrogen hydrolase family protein, protein MKIALAQIISSPDPVENLARVTAFAEDAARQGAELVVFPEAAQRAFGNPLPEIAEPLDGPWASAVRAVADRLGVVIVAGMFTPGAGGRVRNTLLVARPSGAEAVGAGSYDKIHLFDAFGFRESDAVDPGDAVAVIEVGGTRASLATCYDVRFPALFLAGADRGAAVSIVCASWGAGPGKADQWDLLLRARALDSTTFVVAVGQGDPATLPTGSRGHDRASGAPTGIGRSAVVSPLGEVLHRLGGEEELLVVDIDPSAVEAARGTLPVLANRRRGLEQQV, encoded by the coding sequence ATGAAGATCGCGCTCGCACAGATCATCAGCTCGCCGGATCCCGTAGAGAACCTCGCACGCGTCACCGCGTTCGCGGAGGACGCCGCGCGGCAGGGCGCCGAGCTCGTGGTGTTCCCGGAGGCGGCGCAGCGCGCGTTCGGGAACCCGCTGCCCGAGATCGCGGAGCCGCTCGACGGGCCGTGGGCATCCGCCGTGCGGGCGGTCGCCGACCGACTCGGCGTCGTGATCGTCGCGGGCATGTTCACGCCGGGCGCCGGCGGCCGGGTGCGTAACACGCTGCTGGTCGCCCGGCCGTCCGGCGCGGAGGCGGTGGGCGCCGGCTCCTACGACAAGATCCACCTCTTCGACGCGTTCGGGTTCCGCGAGTCCGACGCCGTCGACCCGGGCGATGCCGTCGCCGTGATCGAGGTCGGCGGCACCCGCGCCTCGCTCGCCACCTGCTACGACGTGCGCTTCCCCGCCCTCTTCCTCGCGGGCGCCGATCGCGGTGCCGCCGTCAGCATCGTGTGCGCGAGCTGGGGCGCCGGCCCCGGCAAGGCCGACCAGTGGGACCTGCTGCTCCGTGCGCGCGCGCTCGACTCCACGACCTTCGTCGTGGCGGTCGGCCAGGGGGATCCCGCAACGCTGCCCACCGGATCCCGCGGCCACGACCGCGCGAGCGGCGCGCCCACGGGCATCGGCCGGAGCGCCGTCGTCTCCCCGCTCGGCGAGGTGCTGCACCGCCTCGGCGGCGAGGAGGAGCTGCTCGTCGTCGACATCGACCCGTCGGCCGTCGAGGCCGCACGCGGCACGCTGCCCGTGCTCGCGAACCGGCGCCGGGGGCTCGAGCAGCAGGTGTGA
- a CDS encoding Fur family transcriptional regulator, translating into MPTDHAHHHAPPLDADALRVALREAGLRVTRPRVAVLTAVDAAPHSDADEVLRAVKGELPGTSIQAVYGVLGALAAAGLVRRIEPAGSSARYERRTGDNHHHLVCTGCRTIVDVDCAVGESPCLTPSDSAGFLVASAEVTYWGLCPACRTASADPGSTVAT; encoded by the coding sequence ATGCCCACCGACCACGCGCACCACCACGCGCCGCCCCTCGACGCCGACGCCCTGCGCGTCGCGCTGCGGGAGGCGGGCCTGCGCGTGACCCGGCCGCGCGTGGCCGTGCTCACGGCCGTCGACGCGGCACCGCACTCGGACGCCGACGAGGTGCTCCGCGCGGTGAAGGGCGAGCTGCCCGGCACGAGCATCCAGGCGGTCTACGGCGTGCTCGGCGCGCTCGCGGCCGCGGGGCTCGTGCGTCGCATCGAGCCCGCGGGATCATCCGCGCGCTACGAGCGCCGGACGGGCGACAATCACCATCACCTCGTCTGCACAGGTTGCAGGACGATCGTCGACGTGGATTGCGCGGTGGGGGAGTCCCCCTGCCTCACGCCGTCCGACTCGGCGGGGTTCCTCGTGGCGAGCGCCGAGGTGACGTACTGGGGCCTGTGCCCCGCCTGCCGGACCGCATCCGCGGATCCCGGTTCCACCGTCGCGACCTAG
- a CDS encoding three-helix bundle dimerization domain-containing protein — protein sequence MTTDVDYDQIVRDSTEQLRAKFPDRSEAELRTVVEEELATLRDATVQDYLSVLTVRAARKRMKAQRRAE from the coding sequence ATGACAACCGACGTCGACTACGACCAGATCGTCCGCGACTCCACCGAGCAGCTGCGGGCGAAGTTCCCCGATCGCTCTGAGGCGGAGCTCCGCACGGTGGTGGAGGAGGAGCTGGCGACGCTCCGGGATGCGACCGTGCAGGACTACCTCTCCGTGCTCACCGTCCGCGCGGCGCGGAAGCGCATGAAGGCCCAGCGCAGAGCCGAGTGA
- the purL gene encoding phosphoribosylformylglycinamidine synthase subunit PurL — MSVHPDPASVPTETPAGEGRSARRHVADTVEMAERTPEKEQPYAALGLTEGEYLKIREILGRRPTSGELAMYSVMWSEHCSYKSSKKYLRQFGQKVSESMKKDLMVGMGENAGVVDVGEGWAVTFKIESHNHPSYIEPFQGAATGVGGIVRDIISMGARPVAVMDALRFGDIDDPDTARVVHGVVAGISFYGNCLGLPNIGGETYFDRVYQGNPLVNALAVGVLRHEDLHLANARGVGNKVVLFGARTGGDGIGGASILASDTFADGGPTKRPAVQVGDPFAEKVLIECCLELFAKDLVEGIQDLGAAGISCATSELASNGDGGMHIRLEEVLLRDPSLTAEEILMSESQERMMAVVKPEKLEGFLEVVAKWDVETSVLGEVTDTGRLVIDHHGERIVDVEPRTVAVDGPVYDRPVAYPTWIDALQADSASRLARPTAPDDIKDQFLQLLGSPNLADASWITDQYDRYVMGNTALSFPDDAGMVRVDEESGLGFSVATDANGRFCQLDPYRGAQLALAEAYRNVAASGATPVAVSDCLNFGSPEDPEVMWQFSRTVEGLADGCLELEIPVTGGNVSLYNQTGTQAIHPTPVVGVLGVIDDVARRIPSGWQDEGDNIYLLGVTREELDGSAWAGTVHDHLGGVPPVVDLAAEKDLASLVAAGATQSLIASAHDLSDGGLGQALAEAVMRFGVGARVWLDGIVQRDGVDAATALFSESTGRMLVTVPREDDVKFQGLCEGRGYPVLRIGVTDAQAPGLELQGLFTLSVDELRGIHRATLPARFGTAVEA, encoded by the coding sequence GTGAGCGTCCACCCCGATCCCGCATCCGTCCCCACCGAGACCCCCGCGGGAGAGGGACGCAGCGCACGCCGCCACGTCGCCGACACCGTCGAGATGGCCGAGCGCACCCCGGAGAAGGAGCAGCCGTACGCGGCGCTCGGACTCACGGAGGGCGAGTACCTGAAGATCAGGGAGATCCTCGGCCGCCGCCCCACGAGCGGCGAGCTCGCCATGTACTCGGTCATGTGGAGCGAGCACTGCTCCTACAAGTCCTCGAAGAAGTACCTGCGCCAGTTCGGGCAGAAGGTCTCCGAGTCCATGAAGAAGGACCTCATGGTCGGCATGGGCGAGAACGCGGGCGTCGTCGACGTGGGCGAGGGCTGGGCCGTCACCTTCAAGATCGAGAGCCACAACCACCCCTCCTACATCGAGCCCTTCCAGGGCGCGGCCACGGGCGTCGGCGGCATCGTCCGCGACATCATCTCGATGGGCGCGCGTCCCGTCGCCGTGATGGACGCGCTGCGCTTCGGCGACATCGACGACCCCGACACCGCGCGCGTCGTGCACGGCGTGGTCGCGGGCATCAGCTTCTACGGCAACTGCCTCGGCCTCCCGAACATCGGCGGCGAGACCTACTTCGACCGCGTGTACCAGGGCAACCCGCTGGTGAACGCGCTCGCGGTCGGCGTCCTCCGCCACGAGGACCTCCACCTCGCCAACGCCCGCGGCGTCGGCAACAAGGTCGTGCTGTTCGGCGCGCGCACGGGCGGCGACGGCATCGGCGGCGCGTCCATCCTCGCGAGCGACACCTTCGCCGACGGCGGCCCGACCAAGCGCCCCGCGGTGCAGGTGGGTGACCCGTTCGCCGAGAAGGTGCTCATCGAGTGCTGCCTCGAGCTGTTCGCGAAGGACCTCGTCGAGGGCATCCAGGACCTGGGAGCCGCCGGCATCTCCTGCGCCACGAGCGAGCTCGCGTCCAACGGCGACGGCGGCATGCACATCCGGCTCGAGGAGGTGCTGCTGCGCGACCCGTCGCTCACGGCCGAGGAGATCCTCATGTCGGAGAGCCAGGAGCGCATGATGGCGGTCGTGAAGCCCGAGAAGCTCGAGGGCTTCCTCGAGGTAGTCGCGAAGTGGGACGTCGAGACGAGCGTGCTGGGCGAGGTCACCGACACCGGCCGCCTCGTCATCGACCACCACGGCGAGCGCATCGTCGACGTGGAGCCGCGCACGGTCGCGGTCGACGGCCCCGTCTACGACCGGCCCGTCGCCTACCCCACGTGGATCGACGCCCTCCAGGCCGACTCCGCGTCGCGCCTCGCGCGCCCCACCGCGCCCGACGACATCAAGGACCAGTTCCTGCAGCTGCTCGGCAGCCCGAACCTGGCCGACGCGTCGTGGATCACCGACCAGTACGACCGCTACGTGATGGGCAACACGGCCCTGTCGTTCCCCGACGACGCCGGCATGGTCCGCGTCGACGAGGAGAGCGGCCTCGGCTTCTCGGTCGCCACCGACGCGAACGGCCGCTTCTGCCAGCTCGACCCGTACCGCGGCGCGCAGCTCGCCCTCGCGGAGGCGTACCGCAACGTCGCCGCATCCGGCGCCACGCCCGTCGCCGTGAGCGACTGCCTCAACTTCGGCAGCCCCGAGGACCCCGAGGTCATGTGGCAGTTCAGCCGCACGGTCGAGGGCCTCGCGGACGGCTGCCTGGAGCTCGAGATCCCCGTCACGGGCGGCAACGTCTCCCTCTACAACCAGACGGGCACGCAGGCCATCCACCCCACGCCCGTCGTGGGCGTGCTCGGCGTGATCGACGACGTCGCGCGCCGCATCCCCTCCGGCTGGCAGGACGAGGGCGACAACATCTACCTGCTCGGCGTCACGCGCGAGGAGCTCGACGGATCCGCCTGGGCCGGCACCGTACACGACCACCTCGGCGGCGTCCCGCCTGTGGTCGACCTCGCGGCCGAGAAGGACCTCGCGTCCCTCGTCGCGGCCGGCGCCACGCAGTCGCTCATCGCGAGCGCGCACGACCTCTCGGACGGCGGCCTCGGCCAGGCGCTCGCGGAGGCCGTGATGCGCTTCGGCGTCGGCGCCCGCGTGTGGCTCGACGGCATCGTCCAGCGCGACGGCGTCGATGCGGCCACCGCGCTCTTCTCGGAGTCCACCGGCCGCATGCTCGTCACGGTGCCCCGCGAGGACGACGTGAAGTTCCAGGGCCTCTGCGAGGGCCGCGGCTACCCGGTGCTCCGCATCGGCGTCACGGACGCGCAGGCACCCGGCCTCGAGCTGCAGGGTCTCTTCACCCTGTCCGTGGACGAGCTGCGCGGGATCCACCGCGCCACGCTCCCCGCGCGCTTCGGCACCGCCGTGGAGGCATGA
- a CDS encoding DUF2848 domain-containing protein, whose product MTTLRFQLPDGSTTSVEVVSLLNAGYAGRDQAEVQAHIDELAELGVPGPETTPALYPVAPYLALQADTVPAQHGRTSGEAEWALVITDDDVLLTVACDHTDRALEVHGVAWSKNAGPDVLGRKAWRLADVRDRLDAIRLRGWVGEEGAEELIQDSTLAALLTPDHWLEVLERRGLRVPGTVLISGTVAMVPGVDQFASRWRVQLEDPATGETIDAAYRVELLPEAIG is encoded by the coding sequence ATGACCACCCTGCGCTTCCAGCTGCCCGACGGATCCACCACGAGCGTCGAGGTCGTGTCGCTCCTCAACGCCGGCTACGCGGGCCGCGACCAGGCCGAGGTGCAGGCGCACATCGACGAGCTGGCCGAGCTCGGCGTGCCAGGACCCGAGACCACGCCCGCGCTCTACCCCGTCGCGCCGTACCTCGCGTTGCAGGCCGACACGGTGCCCGCGCAGCACGGCCGCACCTCGGGCGAGGCCGAGTGGGCCCTCGTGATCACCGACGACGACGTGCTCCTCACGGTCGCGTGCGACCACACCGACCGCGCGCTCGAGGTGCACGGCGTCGCGTGGAGCAAGAACGCCGGACCCGACGTGCTGGGGCGCAAGGCCTGGCGCCTCGCCGACGTGCGCGACCGCCTCGACGCGATCCGCCTCCGCGGCTGGGTCGGCGAGGAGGGCGCCGAGGAGCTCATCCAGGACTCCACGCTCGCCGCGCTCCTCACCCCCGACCACTGGCTCGAGGTGCTCGAGCGGCGCGGCCTGCGCGTCCCCGGCACCGTGCTCATCTCGGGCACCGTCGCGATGGTCCCGGGCGTCGACCAGTTCGCGTCGCGCTGGCGCGTGCAGCTCGAGGATCCCGCCACGGGCGAGACCATCGACGCCGCGTACCGCGTGGAGCTGCTGCCGGAGGCGATCGGCTGA
- a CDS encoding aldo/keto reductase, with protein sequence MKHIHTGTGLDVGRIGLGCMGMSAFYDGHGQDEAESIRTLHRAVDQGVTLFDTAEAYGPFTNERLVGSALKDRRDDIVIATKFGLLKHAPGKDAEDYERGMDSSPTSIRIAVEASLQRLGTDRIDVLYQHRVDPAVPIEETVGAMKELVEEGKVMHLGLSEAAPDTIRRAHAVHPISVLQSEYSIWTRDPEGAVLEVLRELGIGLVAYSPLGRGFLTGAISSVADLSEADYRSSSPRFAEEAFAQNMRIVDAVKDVAGELDATPAQVALAWILAQGDDIAVIPGTKRVTRLDENMAADAVTLSSDQLARLSSLPTPVGDRYADMGPVGR encoded by the coding sequence ATGAAGCACATCCACACCGGCACGGGCCTCGACGTCGGCCGCATCGGCCTCGGCTGCATGGGCATGAGCGCGTTCTACGACGGCCACGGGCAGGACGAGGCGGAGTCCATCCGCACCCTCCACCGCGCCGTCGACCAGGGCGTCACGCTCTTCGACACCGCCGAGGCGTACGGGCCGTTCACCAACGAGCGCCTGGTCGGATCCGCGTTGAAGGACCGCCGCGACGACATCGTCATCGCCACCAAGTTCGGCCTGCTCAAGCACGCGCCGGGCAAGGACGCCGAGGACTACGAGCGCGGCATGGACAGCTCGCCCACGAGCATCCGCATCGCCGTCGAGGCCTCGCTGCAGCGCCTCGGGACCGACCGCATCGACGTCCTGTACCAGCACCGCGTCGACCCGGCCGTGCCGATCGAGGAGACCGTCGGCGCGATGAAGGAGCTCGTCGAGGAGGGCAAGGTCATGCACCTGGGGCTCTCCGAGGCCGCGCCCGACACGATCCGCCGTGCGCACGCCGTGCACCCCATCTCGGTGCTGCAGAGCGAGTACTCCATCTGGACCCGCGACCCCGAGGGCGCCGTGCTCGAGGTGCTGCGCGAGCTCGGCATCGGTCTCGTGGCGTACTCGCCGCTCGGCCGAGGCTTCCTCACCGGCGCGATCTCGAGCGTCGCCGACCTGTCCGAGGCCGACTACCGCTCCTCGTCGCCGCGCTTCGCGGAGGAGGCGTTCGCGCAGAACATGCGCATCGTCGACGCCGTCAAGGACGTCGCGGGCGAGCTCGACGCGACGCCCGCCCAGGTCGCGCTCGCGTGGATCCTCGCGCAGGGCGACGACATCGCCGTGATCCCCGGCACGAAGCGCGTGACGCGCCTCGACGAGAACATGGCGGCCGACGCCGTGACGCTCTCCTCGGACCAGCTCGCGCGCCTCTCGTCGCTGCCCACCCCGGTCGGCGACCGGTACGCGGACATGGGTCCTGTCGGGCGCTGA
- a CDS encoding dienelactone hydrolase family protein, whose product MTDPASTPFWSPSLAELTERVPLPAGADIRMGPVLYDHEGTELEGLLARDAARSGRRPAVLVIHDWFGVGGHVAARIEMLARLGYVAFAADVYGRDVRPGPEEAGQVAGSFYADLPLMRARVQAGIDRLAAEPDVDPSRIAVMGYCFGGSASLEVARAGADIKAAISLHGSLVVHEPADVADVKAAILVLTGADDPMVPDEKVAAFQDEMRTRPAIDWQVVTYSGAMHAFSVPGVDSPEHGAQYQDRAERRSWRALTDFLAEYLG is encoded by the coding sequence ATGACCGACCCCGCATCGACCCCCTTCTGGTCGCCGTCCCTCGCCGAGCTCACCGAGCGCGTGCCGCTGCCCGCGGGCGCCGACATCCGGATGGGCCCCGTGCTGTACGACCACGAGGGCACCGAGCTCGAGGGGCTCCTCGCGCGCGACGCCGCCCGGAGCGGCCGCCGCCCGGCCGTGCTCGTGATCCACGACTGGTTCGGCGTCGGCGGGCACGTGGCCGCGCGGATCGAGATGCTCGCCCGGCTCGGCTACGTCGCGTTCGCCGCCGACGTCTACGGCCGCGACGTGCGCCCCGGCCCGGAGGAGGCCGGCCAGGTCGCCGGGTCCTTCTACGCCGACCTCCCGCTCATGCGCGCCCGCGTGCAGGCCGGCATCGACCGCCTGGCGGCCGAGCCCGACGTCGACCCGTCCCGCATCGCCGTCATGGGCTACTGCTTCGGCGGCAGCGCGTCGCTCGAGGTCGCCCGCGCGGGCGCCGACATCAAGGCCGCGATCTCCCTGCACGGCAGCCTCGTGGTGCACGAGCCGGCCGACGTCGCCGACGTCAAGGCCGCGATCCTCGTGCTCACCGGCGCGGACGACCCGATGGTCCCCGACGAGAAGGTCGCCGCGTTCCAGGACGAGATGCGCACGCGTCCCGCGATCGACTGGCAGGTCGTCACCTACAGCGGTGCCATGCACGCGTTCTCCGTCCCGGGCGTCGACTCCCCGGAGCACGGCGCGCAGTACCAGGACCGCGCCGAGCGCCGCTCGTGGCGGGCGCTCACCGACTTCCTCGCCGAGTACCTGGGCTGA
- a CDS encoding MFS transporter: protein MADDPTASPATTAPASGAHAAPAAPEKPTRRELVKAFTASLTGTSLEWYDFAVYSAASAVVFPVVFFPSSDPYTATILAFSTYAVGYVSRPVGGFVFGRLGDKIGRKPVLVLTLLLIGIATFLIGVLPGYATIGLAAPIILVLLRFAQGVGVGGEWGGAVLLSSEFGDPRKRGFWSSAAQVGPPAGNLLANGALALLTVLLTEEDFLDWGWRVAFLLSALLVAFGLWIRLKLEDTPVFKALQERGDRPSAPVSEVFRTQLRPLVAAILSRVGPDVLYALFTVFTLTYGVNSLGFERSQVLVAVLVGSAMQLFTIPFAGAVSDRINRRALYAAAAVGAAVWAYVFFAITDGSSTFVLGVGIVLGLFFHSFMYGPQAAYIIEQFSPRLRYTGASLAYTIAGVIGGAIAPLMFTIIYEETGSWVGIALYLTAAVVLTLVGLAMGRDSDVSEDEEYVRTGAEGVPASRV, encoded by the coding sequence ATGGCCGACGACCCCACCGCCTCCCCGGCGACGACCGCGCCCGCATCCGGCGCGCACGCGGCACCCGCCGCGCCCGAGAAGCCCACCCGCCGCGAGCTCGTGAAGGCGTTCACCGCGAGCCTCACCGGCACCTCGCTCGAGTGGTACGACTTCGCCGTCTACTCGGCGGCCAGCGCCGTCGTGTTCCCCGTCGTCTTCTTCCCGTCGTCGGATCCGTACACGGCGACGATCCTCGCGTTCTCCACCTACGCGGTCGGCTACGTGTCGCGCCCCGTGGGCGGGTTCGTCTTCGGGCGGCTCGGCGACAAGATCGGCCGGAAGCCCGTCCTCGTGCTCACGCTGCTGCTCATCGGCATCGCGACGTTCCTCATCGGCGTGCTGCCGGGCTACGCGACCATCGGGCTCGCGGCGCCGATCATCCTCGTGCTCCTCCGCTTCGCGCAGGGCGTGGGCGTCGGCGGCGAGTGGGGCGGCGCGGTACTGCTCTCGAGCGAGTTCGGGGATCCACGGAAGAGGGGATTCTGGTCGTCGGCCGCGCAGGTCGGCCCGCCCGCGGGCAACCTGCTCGCCAACGGCGCGCTCGCGCTGCTCACGGTGCTGCTCACCGAGGAGGACTTCCTCGACTGGGGCTGGCGCGTGGCCTTCCTCCTCTCGGCGCTGCTCGTGGCGTTCGGCCTCTGGATCCGCCTGAAGCTCGAGGACACCCCCGTGTTCAAGGCGCTGCAGGAGCGCGGCGACCGGCCGAGCGCACCCGTGTCCGAGGTGTTCCGCACCCAGCTGCGCCCGCTAGTCGCGGCGATCCTCAGCCGCGTCGGACCCGACGTCCTCTACGCGCTCTTCACGGTCTTCACGCTCACCTACGGCGTCAACTCGCTCGGCTTCGAGCGCAGCCAGGTGCTCGTGGCGGTGCTCGTCGGATCCGCCATGCAGCTGTTCACGATCCCGTTCGCGGGCGCCGTGAGCGACCGGATCAACCGGCGTGCGCTCTACGCGGCCGCCGCGGTGGGCGCGGCCGTCTGGGCCTACGTGTTCTTCGCGATCACCGACGGATCGTCGACCTTCGTGCTCGGCGTGGGCATCGTGCTCGGGCTGTTCTTCCACTCCTTCATGTACGGGCCGCAGGCGGCGTACATCATCGAGCAGTTCTCGCCGCGGCTGCGCTACACGGGCGCCTCGCTCGCCTACACGATCGCCGGGGTGATCGGCGGGGCCATCGCGCCGCTGATGTTCACGATCATCTACGAGGAGACCGGCAGCTGGGTCGGCATCGCGCTGTACCTCACCGCCGCGGTCGTCCTCACGCTCGTGGGCCTCGCGATGGGCCGCGACTCGGACGTCTCCGAGGACGAGGAGTACGTGCGCACGGGCGCCGAGGGCGTGCCTGCCTCGCGCGTCTGA